Part of the Tidjanibacter massiliensis genome is shown below.
TGGCTGTTGGTCCAAAACGCTTAAATCCAAAAACGGCAAAATGCAATTATAACAAGATTATATAATCGATTCTATGAAAACGAAATTTTTGTGTTACAGCCGCTCGAATCCCAATCAGGTCGTCTGGCATTATGCTGAACTGGAAAAAGTCGGCGAGGGCGTGTACACCTACCTTCAACAGAAGGATCAATATCGTGAAGAGGACGATATGATTGCCATCGTCCTGCAACTGGAAGACGTCTTTTTCGAATACGGTACTTACAATCGTCGATTTCTCGCTGATAAGGATGTAGTCGCTACCGGAGCCGAAGTCCTGAAAAACTTCCACCGGACCATCGAGCAGACCATGCAGGAAGGACGACATCTGCAACTCCTCCTCGTGCGGATTTATGAAGAACTGGGCCTCGATGCGGCACCTTTGATCCGTTACCGGGAAGAACGTCGGCTACGCTTGCAGCGAGAGGACGAGGAGCGGAAACGCCGGAAAGAGGAGCAGCGACGACAAGTCGAAGAGCAGCAGCGCGAACAGTTACGGTTGGCAGGGACCAGGTTCCTCGCTGGGGAATACATCTCCAGCGAGAATTTTATCGGGCTGTGCAAATTCAAGCGGATTCCCATACCGCTTCGCACACATGGGACCCTGTGCCGAAGCGTAACCGAACTCTCCCGAAACAGTATTCGTTACTCGCGCACGAAAGGCAAAGCCAAGCCGAAACTCGACGGATGCTTCGCTATGGCCGAAGCCCTGTACGAAAAACTCTCCGAAACGATGGATGCAAACGATGCAGAAAAACTCATTCAAGAAAATTAGTATGCAGTCTTTGTGGTGGGACCACCGTCAAGTATGCCGCCGTTGTCGCTCCTAACACGAAAGAATTTATCGGGTTCGAATACGAAACCTTCCTCTATGAAGCATGTCGGCAGTGTGGCAATACTGTTTCGACCAATGCAACTATTCCTCCGTAGAGTCCGGTGTCCGATGCTTCCGAAATTGCCACAGGAAGAAGCTGAAAAGAACATTGTCTGAAACCCGAACTTGAAATCTTCTTTGGCAGCATACCTACTTATATCCCTTATACGGGAAAGGAGATTCCTGATGAAACCGAAATTGAAAGCGCTCGAATGACGCGACAATAACAAATCCTATTAAGACAAATCTATTAACTAACTTATTAATCGATAAAACTATGCCTAATTGGTGTTGGACCTCCTATGTCGCTGTGGGAGATAAAAAAGATATACGCGACTTATACAAAAAGATGAAATCGCTGGAGGACAGTGAAAAATCCCTTATTGAAAACGGATTCGGCAATACTTGGCTGGGAAATCTCGTAACGATTCTGGGTGGTGACTATCACAAAATAAGCTGCCGAGGCGAGTTCGGCAATCTTTCGATCAACCACAACTATACAGTCGTCCGTTTCGACACTATGACTGCCTGGGGCGAATTTGACGACTTACGAAAATTCATTCAGTTCAAATACCCCTCCGTCTTTATTTACTACCGCTCGGAAGAACCCGGAATGGGCTACTACGGGACCAATGATGTCAATAGTGAATATCTGCCGCGCATTAAGGTGGAAAATGGTTATCAAGAGTCGTATTACTATTCGAATTGGGAGGAGGTATTTCAATTCCTTTCCGAGAAAATCGGGACCGAGATACACAATATTGAAGAGATGAACCGATTGTTGGATATCTATAACGCGGAACACGATGATGACAGCATACTCGTAATTGAGTTCAGGTTGGACAAGGAATGTTCCGATGTTGCGGATAGGCTCTCCGATAAATACCTCTTTGTATAAACGTATATCAATATTGATATTTTGATTGAGAATAACAGAATATATCTAATTATTTGTTATTTTTGCATTTAGAGTCGTCATTAAGGCTTAAATGACTGGATAACACAAAATTAACATAAGTTGAATTTGTTGATTTTCTCTCCGCATTAGGCTGGTAAAATTTGCTACATATTTGTTACATAGTTTTGTATATAGCTGATTACCAGGCGCTGTGATTTTTGATGTAGAAGGACGATCTACAACATTCGCCGCTTATAAGATGAAACGTTCGGATGTTGTGGTAGAAGCTTGTATAATACAACCGTAGAGGCGGGAGAATGGACAGAAAACATGTGGGGTTTTTCTGTCATGAGCGAGCTAAACTTTGATGCGGTATTTGGTTGCTCGGCTGTGATTCTGCCGAACAGGTGAGAAATCATCGGTTTATATTGGAGCTCGCCGTTTCCGAGCCTTCTGTGGCATTCTCAGAGAGCCGGGGTGATAGGGCATCGAAAATCGCGTTTGTTTTGTGGCGGATAATCCGTGTCCCGGTGCAGCGCAGGGAAACATGGCTTCGGAGCCATGCTCGGCTTTATCTGGGGCGGGAACCGTATCCTATCCGTGTTTCCTGTCGGCATGTAGTGCCGGGAAGATGGACCGGAGCGATGGCTGCGGAGCGCCCCGTTTGCTATCCCTCCTCTTTCCCTGTATAGCCTGCGTCTTCTTTCAGGTCGCCGCTGTTGGCGGCTGCCACGGCCAGCCGGTCGCAGCGTTCGTTTTCCGGATTGCCGTCGTGTCCCTTCACCCATACGAACCGTACATGGTGTTTGCGGTAAAGCACCATGAACCGCCGCCACAGGTCCGGATTCTTCTTGTCTTTATAACTTTTCTTTTCCCAGTCGAACACCCATCCTTTGGTGACGGCATCGACCACGTAGCGGGAATCGGAAAAGACGGTGACTTCGCAGCCGTCGAATTTGAGGGTCTCCAATCCTTTGATGACGGCCAGCAGCTCCATGCGGTTGTTCGTGGTAAGACGGAATCCTTCGCTGAGCTCTTTCCGATAGGGCGGAGAAAGCAGTACCACACCGTACCCTCCTCTGCCGGGATTACCCTGTGCCGCCCCGTCGGTATAGATGGTTATCTTGTTGTTCGCCATGTCAATCGTCGTTCCGCCTGTTGCGGTCGTCCGGCAAAGATACGATAAAAATGCCGTTGCCGTGCATGGCCCGTTTCCTGCTCGTAAAAAGAGGGAAGCGAAAGGGCGGGAGCGAAAAGGCGTTTCTGCTCTCGAAGGGGGTGGGGCGGATTGTCCCGAGAGTCTTGGCGTTCTCTTCTCGCCTTCGGGAGGCTCGGGCAAGAGAGGTTGTTCCGTTCGTGTAACGGGGCGAAGCGGTTGAGGATATTCGGAAACAACAGAGAGGTTCTCCCTGTGTATGGACAGCCTCGGATGAGGCGTTTCGTATGGTATGCGTGTGGAATGCCGCGTCTTGTTTCCGGCGGCATCCCGGAAGCGATACTTTCCTATGGCGGGCGGTCGCTGCAGATGAAAACAGGAACAGGGGATTGTTTTCCATCCCTTGTTCCTGTCGGGCAACGAGCTGCGTACACGGTTTCCGTGCGTTTGCTCTCCTATTTGTTGTGGCTCTCTTTGGCCTCGATGCTCAGCGTAGCGTGCGGTACGATTTTGAGTCTCTCTTTCGGAATCAGTTTGCCCGTTTCGCGGCATATTCCGTAGGTCTTGTTCTCGATACGCACGAGAGCCGCTTCGAGATGCTGTATGAATTTGAGCTGTCGCTGGGCGAGCCTGCCCGACTCCTCTTTCGAGAGGGTAGCGGCCCCTTCTTCCAACACTTTAAAGGTGGGCGACGTATCTTCCGTATCGTTGCTCATCGTGTGGGTGATGGACGAACGCAACAATTCGTAGTCGGCTTTCGCCTTTTCGAGCTTGTCGAGGATGATGGCCTTGAATTCGGCAAGTTCCTCGTCCGAGTATCTGGTTTTTTCGACTTCTGACATATCCGTATCTTATTTGGTTTTTAATTCCGATATTATAAAGATAACCACTTCCGGGCATAAATGCAAGCCGGTGCGTGAAATTATCTCCTATATCCTTGCCATAACGCTTTTCTGCATCGCATTATTATTGCAGTGCACCTCCGCGCGACCGGGTATCCGGCAGAAGCCGTTGTGTGCCGGCCGTCAGGCGGTGGCTTTCGTAACCGCTATCGTGACCGGATGCTCGTCGATGTCCACGTCGTGAACGAAGTCGCCCGCCGGCGTATCGGCTAGTTTCAATTCCACTGCGAGCGTCTGCGAGGCGATGTAGGTGCCGAAATCCGTGACGGCCCCCTCTACGAGGTCGCATCGGCCTATCTCCGCGCGAATCTTGTCCGTCACTTCGAAGCCGCTCTCTTTGCGGATGTTCTGGATGCGGTTGATGAGTTCGCGGGCGATACCTTCGCGGAGCAGCGTTTCGGTTACGGTTACGTCCAGTGCCACCGTCAGCTTTCCTTCCGTTGCCACGAGCCATCCGGGCATATCCTCGGAGGTTATCTCGAAGTCTTCGCGCGTCACGGGCAACTGCCGGCCGTCTATTTCGAGGAAGAAGCTGTCGTTCGCCTCGATGGCTGCAATCCGTTCCTGCGAAAATGATGCCACGAGTGCGGCTATCTGTTTCATCTGCTTGCCGTAACGCGGGCCGAGTGTCTTGAAGTTGGGTTTGATGCGTTTGGTGATGAGGCCCATGGTGTTGGTAATGAGCTCTACTTCCTTGACATTCACCTCGTTCATGATGAGGCTACGGACCTTCTCGATGTGCCGTCCCGTCTTTTCGTCGAGCACCGGTATCAGAATCTTGGTCAGCGGCTGGCGTACCTTGATGTTCACCTTGCGGCGCAGGGCGAGCACCATCGAGGAGACGCGCTGGGCGATGGACATCGTATCCTCCAGTTCCCCGTCTATCAGGGAGGCGTCGGCCGTGGGGAAAGCGCACAGGTGTACGGAATCCCGGTATCTTCCGCTCACGGCATTCAGGTCGCCGAACAGCCGGTCGGCCATGAAGGGCGCAAAGGGTGCCATGAGCCGGGCAACGGTTTCGAGGCAGGTGTAGAGCGTCTGGTAGGCGGCCAGTTTGTCGGTGCTCATGCCGCCGCCCCAAAAGCGTTTGCGGTTCAGTCGTACGTACCAGTTGGAGAGGTTCTCGCCGACGAACTCCTGAATGAGGCGTGCTGCAGGCGTGGGGTCGAAATCCTCCAGTCTGTCGCTCACCTCCCGCACGAGCGTGTTGAGCAGCGAGATTATCCACCGGTCAATTTCGGGGCGTTCGGCCACGGGTATTTCCGGTTCCTGACCGTTGAAGCCGTCTACGTTGGCATAGAGGGCGAAGAAACTGTAGGTGTTGTAGAGCGTACCGAAAAATTTGCGCCGTACTTCATCCACCCCTTCCGGGTCGAACTTGAGATTGTCCCACGGCTGCGAATTGGATATCATGTACCAGCGCACGGCGTCCGGCCCGTATTTGTCCATTATGTCGAACGGGTCTACGGCGTTGCCGAGCCGCTTGCTCATTTTGTTGCCGTTTTTGTCGAGCACCAGACCGTTGGAGATGATGTTCCGGAAGGCGACCGAATCGAAGAGCATGGCGGCCAGAGCATGTAGCGTGAAGAACCATCCCCGCGTCTGGTCCACTCCTTCGGCGATGAAGTCCGCCGGGAAGCGTTTCAGGAACTCTTCGCGGCTGATTTCAAACGGATAATGCACCTGGGCATAGGGCATGGCGCCGCTGTCGAACCAGACGTCGATGAGGTCGCTTTCGCGCCGCATGGGTTCGCCCTTGTCCGATACAAGGACGATGTCGTCCACATAGGGACGGTGCAGGTCGAAGATGTTGTAGTTCTCCTCCGAGAAGTCTCCTTCGCGGAACGCCGCCAGCGGGTTGCTTTTCATGACTCCCGCGGCTACGGCTTTCTCCGCTTCCGCGCGCAGCTCCGCCACCGAACCGATGCACTTGAGTTCGGAGCGGTCTTCCGTCGCCCATATCGGCAGCGGCGTGCCCCAAAAGCGGGAACGGGAGAGGTTCCAGTCCACGAGCCCTTCGAGCCACTTCCCGAAACGGCCCGTCCCGGTCGAGGCGGGTTTCCAGTCGATGGTATCATTGAGCTCCATGAGCCTTTCCCGCAGGGCCGTCGTCCGGATGAACCACGAATCCAGCGGGTAGTAAAGCACGGGTTTGTCCGTGCGCCAGCAGTGCGGATAGGAGTGGGTGTGTTTTTCTATCTTGAACGCCTTGCCTTCGCCCTTGAGCATGACGGCTATGTCGATGTCGAGCGTGGGGTCGTCCGGACCGAGGGACGGGTCGTAGGCGTTCTTCACGAAACGGCCGGCCCATTCGCGGTAGCGTTCCGCATCGACGTATTTCGCAACGAAGTCGGGGTCCATGTCCTCGATGCGGAACAGACGGCCGCGGCGGTCCACCATGGGCTGGTTCTTGCCCGCCCTGTCTACGACATACATCGGCACGATGCCCGCCTGTTTACCTACGCGGTCGTCGTCGGCGCCGAACGTGGGGGCGATATGTACGATGCCCGTACCGTCCACCGTGGTCACGTAGTCGCCGGAGATGACGCGGAAGGCGTCGCCCATCGGCTTCACCCAGTCGATGAGCTGCCGGTAGCGTATTCCGACCAGTTCCGAACCCTTGTAAATCCGTTCCCCGATGCTGTACGTTCCCTCCATCTTCGGAGTGAAATAGGCTGGAAGCAGTTCTTTGGCGAGAATGACCGTCTGGGGCTGCTGCGTGTAGGGATTGAGGCATTTCACACGCACGTATTCGATGTTGTCGCCCACGGCGAGCGCCGTGTTGGAGGGCAGCGTCCAGGGCGTCGTGGTCCATGCGAGGAAGTAGAGCGTACCCTGTGCGTCATCGAACAGGAATTCGCTCCGCTCGTCGCGGATGATTTCGAACTGCGCCGTGCAGGTCGTGTCCTTCACGTCGCGGTAGCATCCCGGCTGGTTGAGCTCGTGGTTGCTGAGGCCCGTACCCGCGGCAGGCGAGTAAGGTTGTATCGTATATCCCTTGTAGAGCAGGCCCTTATCGAAAAGCTGTTTCAGCATCCACCACAGCGTTTCGATATATTTGTTTTCGTAGGTGATGTAGGGGTGTTTCATGTCCACCCAATATCCCATTTTGCGGGTGAGCTCCTCCCAGACGCCGGTGAACTCCATGACCGCTTCGCGGCAGGTACGGTTGTACTCTTCGATGGATATCTTGTGGCCGATGTCCTCTTTCGTGATGCCGAGCTTCTTCTCCACGCCCAGTTCGACAGGCAGGCCGTGGGTATCCCATCCCGCCTTCCGGCGGACGAGATAGCCCTGCTGGGTTTTGTAGCGGCAGATAGTATCCTTGATGGTACGCGAGAGGACGTGGTGGATGCCGGGGAGTCCGTTGGCCGAAGGCGGCCCTTCGTAGAAGATAAAAGCCGGTGCTCCTTCGCGTTCGGTGATGCTGCGTCCGAACGTGTTCTCTCTGTCCCACACTTCGAGGACTTCCCTGCCCAGTTGCGGCAGGTCGAGCCCCTTGTACTCGTTGAATTTTCTGCTGCTCATATATGCTACGAATCTTTGAAACCACAAAGTTATATAAAATTGCAGAGAATGGCAACGGCGCGTTGTCTCGGCCGTTCCGTGTCCGCTTGTCGGGGGAAGGAGTGCGATGAATTTGCTCCGGTACCTTTCGACGCGTCGGTCGGTGCCGGAAAGCGCAACGGTTGCGGAGACGCTGGCGTCACGGATGGAGAAGAAAAGGGCGGTGAATAGGACGGAAACGTCTGTTGTCTACTGTTTTGTAGAGAAGTTGTCGCTGTGTTCGAAAGCGATGCGCGGTGTGCCGTCCTCCACGAAGACGGTGCCGACCGGACGGAAACCGAACCGAAGCAGCAGACGCTGCATCGGGATGTTGTCGCGGTGGGTATCCGCACGCAGGTGACGGTCCTGTTCCAGACACCATGCCATGCATCGGGCGGCGATGCCCTGGCCCCGTACCGCACAGGCCAGGCGGTGGATGACATGGTAGGGACTTCCGTCCTGCCAGGCGCCGTCGCGGATGGTCGCATAGTTGGGTTCCGGCGAGGGCATGAAACAGAATGTGGCGACCATCGTGCCTGTCGCGTCGATGGCTGCATGGGAGTATCCTCCCGCGATGTCGGCGGCGATTCGTTCGCGGCCGGGATAACCGTCGCGCCATTGGCCGGGATTGCCGTTGGCGTGCATGAAAGCGGCGGCATCCGCCACGATTTCCATGATTTGTCCGAGCTCTTCGGGTCTTGCCCGGCGGATGGCTACCGGCAGGCCGCTATTGCAGTTCATCCTGTTTAGCTCCATATGCGAGGTCGCCCGCATCGCCCAATCCCGGTACGATGTAGGAGTGTACCGTGAGTTCCTGGTCTACCGACCCGCACCAGATGGTGGTATCGGCGGCAGGCAAGTGTCTGAGAGCGTACTCGACGCCCTCCTCGCTCGCTATCCCTGCGGCGACGTGCAGTTTCGCCGGCCTTCCCTTGCGCTCCACGAGCGCCTCGTAGGCGAGCACGAGCGAAGACCCCGTGGCCAGCATGGGGTCTACGAGCAGCAGCGTCTTGTCGGTGAGGTCGCCGGCCGAGACGTATTCCACGCGGATGTTGAACGTACCGTCTTTGCTGTACCGGCGGTAGGCCGATACGAAGGCGCAGGAGGCGTCGTCGAAATAGTTGAGGAATCCCTGATGGAAGGGAATGCCGGCACGGAGGATGGTGGCGAGTACGATTTCCTCGTCGGGCAGCATCACTTCGGCTTCGCCGAGCGGCGTCTCCACCGTCCGAGGCGAATAGTGGAAACTCTTGCTGATTTCGTAAGCCATCACTTCGCCGAACCGTTCGAGGTTGCGGCGGAACCGCATCCGGTCTTTCTGGATGCGGGAATCGCGTATCTCCGCGATGAAGCGGTTGAGTATCGTGTTCTCTCTGTCAAGGATGTGTACCATGGCCGTTCTGTTTTAAGCGGGAGTGTGAAGTGCCGGCTTCCGTCTGCCGGAGCGTGTTGCATGTCCCGGCAGGAACGGAACACCGTCGTGGTAAAGTTAATACAAAAAGTTGTTGAACGGATAGCGTCCCGCATGGATTTCCCTTACCATACCGTAGAGGTCTGTCCGCAGCTTGTCGATGTTGAGCCGCTCTTTGGCCGAGATGAAGATGCACGGAGTATCCCCCTTGGCCATCCAGCTGCGCTTAATCTCGTCGAGCGACAGGTTTTCGCGGGTGGCGGGCGTGAGGTCATCCTCCTCTTTCGGTTTGTAACGGAAGGCGTCTACCTTGTTGAAAACCATGAAGACCGGTTTGTCGCTGGCCCCTATTTCGCGCAGCGTCTCCCGTACTACCGCTATCTGTTCTTCGAAATTAGGGTGTGAAATGTCCACCACGTGGAGCAGCAGGTCGGCCTCGCGTACCTCGTCCAGCGTCGATTTGAACGACTCCACCAGTTGCGTCGGCAGCTTGCGGATGAAGCCCACCGTGTCGGAGAGCAGGAAAGGGAGGTTGTCGAGCACCACCTTGCGTACGGTCGTGTCGAGCGTGGCGAAGAGTTTGTTCTCGGCGAATACGTCGCTTTTGCTTATCAGGTTCATCAGCGTGGATTTTCCGACGTTGGTGTATCCTACGAGCGAAACCCGTACCAGGCTGCCGCGGTTGCTGCGCTGGACGGCCATCTGGCGGTCGATTTTCTTCAGGTCCTCCTTCAGTTTGGCGATGTTGTTGCGGATGACGCGGCGGTCGGTCTCGATTTCGCGTTCGCCCGCTCCGCCTCGTGTTCCGGTACCGCCTCGCTGTCGTTCCAGGTGTGTCCACATGCCTGTCAGGCGTGGCAGCATGTATTCGTACTGTGCCAGCTTCACCTGTGTTTTGGCATAGGCCGTCTGTGCCCGCTGGACGAAGATGTCCAGAATGAGCCGCGTGCGGTCGGTGATGCGGCGGCCGAGTGCCTTCTCGATGTTGTGCGTCTGCGAGGGCGACAGTTCGTCGTCGAAGATGACAACGCCGATTTCGTTCTCCGCCGTCCAGGCTGCTATCTCCTCCAGCTTGCCGGAACCCACGTAGGTACGCGAATTGGGGGAGGGGAGTTTCTGCATGAAACGTTTCACGGTGGTGATGCCGGCCGTTTCGGCGAGGAACTCCAGCTCGTCGAGGTACTCCTCGCTCTGGCTCACCTCCTGCCTCTCCCGGACGACCGCCACGAGGACGGCCCGTTCAGGCTGTATCGCTTCTTTTCCGGTTGTTTCCATAGTCGATTCTTTCGGTTGTCCGCAGCGGTCGTCACTCTACCGTCACGGATTTGGCCAGGTTGCGCGGCTGGTCTACGTTGCGCCCCTTGTTTACTGCGATGTAGTAGGCGAAGAGTTGCAGCGGTATCGAGGAGAGCAGCGGCGTGATGCATTCGGCGGTTTTCGGTATCCAGATGCAGTAGTCCGCCATCTCAGCCACGATGCAGTCGCCCTCGGTGACGACAACGATGACCTTGCCGCCGCGTGCCTTTATCTCCTGGATATTGCTGATGGTCTTTTCGTACACGCTGCCGTTGGTCGCGATGACGATGGTGGGCATCTCTTGGTCGATGAGCGCGATGGTGCCGTGCTTCATCTCGGCGGCAGGGCACCCCTCCGCATGGATGTAGGAAATCTCCTTCAGTTTCAGTGCCCCCTCCATGGCCGTGGGATAGTTGCAGCCTCGACCGAGGTAGAGGAAGTTACGGGCATAGGTGAATATCGAAGCCACCGATTGGATGTGTTCGTGCTGGTCGAGTACCTCCTTGATATTGTCGGGCATGGCTATCAGACCGCGCAGCACTTCCCGATACTTCTCCTCGTCGATGAGTCCTTTCATCTTGGCCAGCATCATCGCCATCATGACCAGTACGGTGACCTGTCCGGTAAAGGCTTTGGTGGAGGCTACGCCTATCTCCGGTCCGACGTGGATGTAGGTTCCGGAGTGTGTCGCACGGGCTATCGAAGAGCCGACCACGTTGCATATGCCGTAGACGAAAGCCCCCTTGCTTTTGGCCAGCTCGATGGCGGCCAGCGTATCTGCCGTTTCTCCGGACTGCGAGATGGCTATCACCACGTCGTCGGAATGGATGACCGGATTCCGGTAGCGGAATTCCGACGCATATTCGACCTTTACCTCGATGCCGCAGAGGTCTTCGAAGAGGTATTCGCCGATGAGGCCCGCGTGCCACGACGTACCGCACGCCACGAAGATGATTCTCCGGGCATTGAGGAACCGCTCCTTGTTGTCGAGGATGCCCGACAGCACCACGTTCGTGCCCTTCACGTTGATGCGGCCCCGGATGCAGTCGGTAATGGTACGCGGCTGTTCGAAGATTTCCTTGAGCATGAAGTGCGGGTAACCGCCCTTTTCGAGCTCCGAGATGTTCATCTCCAGCTTGCGGATATCGATTTTTGATTCGATATTGTTGAGATTCACTACTTTGAGCGGTTTGTGGCGATTGATGACCGCAATTTCGCCGTCATTGAGATACACCACGTCCTTCACGTACTCCACAATCGGCGTGGCGTCCGAGGCGAGGAAGTATTCGCCTTCGCCGATGCCTACCACGAGCGGGCTGCTCTTGCGTGCCGCGATTATTTCATCGTTGTTGGTGCGGTCGAGCACTGCGATGGCATAGGCTCCGATGACCTGGTTCAGTGCCGCCTGTACCGCTTCGAACAGCGTGCACCGGTTCTCCGTGTGCAGGTATTCGATGAACTGTACGAGTACCTCGGTGTCGGTTTCGCTGCGGAAGGTGTAGCCTTTCTCCGCGAGCATGGCTTTCAGTACCCCGTAGTTTTCGATGATGCCGTTGTGAATGAGCGCTATCGAGCCGTTCTCCGAATAGTGGGGATGGGCGTTCACGTCGTTGGGCTCTCCGTGCGTGGCCCAGCGCGTATGGGCGATGCCTATCGTACCGGAAATATCCTTGTCCTCCACGAAGTGTTCGAGTTCGGTTACCTTTCCTTTCGATTTGTAGACGTTGAGTTTTCCTGCCGGATTTATCAGTGCGATGCCGGCACTGTCGTACCCGCGGTATTCGAGCCGGTGGAGCCCCTTTATCAGTATGGGGTAAGCGTCCTTGCTTCCCACGTATCCTACTATTCCACACATAAGGCGATGTCGGTTTCGGTAAAGTTAATGTCATGTCTTCGGCCGTTTCGGTCCGTACCCGGAGAGTGTTATGCCTCGCCGGGTAGCGGTCGGACCGTTGCCGTATTCTCAATAATTTGTTTCTGCCGCACGCTGTCGGTACGGCAAACAAAAATAAGCATTCTCCCGTAGATATGGAAACATACGGGAAGATGCCGGGATTTTCGGCGGGGCGGTCACTGTTGCGTGACGCGGTAAGCCTTCTCTACTCCTTTTATTCTCATCAGGTTGGCCGCCACCATATCGACGACGGCCGTGCTGGGTACCTCGATGTTTATCGTCCCGCCAATCTTGCCGTCCCGCATCGGGCTCAGACTCATGGAGCGGATGTTGATTTTCAGTTCGCCCGAGACGACCTCCGTAATCCGGTTCACCATGCCGGTCGTATCTTCTGCTACGATGCGCACCGAAGCCAGAAAACTGTTCCGTCCGGCGGTGCTCCGCCATCGCGCTTCGAGAACGCGGTAGGGATACTGCTGCTTCAGCCGGCGGGCGTTGGGGCAGTCGCTGCGGTGGATGGTGATGCCGGATGAGACGGTGGTGAATCCGAAGATGTCGTCGCCGAAAATGGGGTTGCAGCACTTGGCCAGTTTGTAGTCGAGCCCCTGGATGGACTCGTCGATGACCAGCGCATCGCCCTCCTGTTCCTTTTCGGGAGCGGGTTTGGCTGCGGGCTGTGCCGGTTTGGCCTTGGGTTCGAAAAGCTCCCCGGCGAGGTAGCGTGCGATGACCTCTTTCGTATCGGCGATGTCTATCGTCCCGTCGGCTATTGCGCCGTAGAACTCCGTTCCCGTCTTGTATTTGTAGTATTTGGTCAGGGCGATGACCGCATCGTCAATCGGAATGCTGAGTTTCCAGTTTTTCAGTTTGCGTTCGAGCTCCTCGCGTCCGAACCGGGCCACTTTGGCCTCCTCTTCGCGCAGGCACGCCTTGATTTTGTTGCGGGCCTTTGCCGTCACGACGTAATTGAGCCAATCGGCTTTGGGCTTCTGCGTTTTGGCGGTGATGATGTTTACGATGTCGCCGTTGTGCAGCTCCTCCTTGATGGAGACGTTGCGTCCGCCTATCTTCGCACCGGTACAGGCGGCTCCCACATGGGTGTGGATGTCGAATGCGAAATCGAGCACTGTGGCTCCCTTGGGCAGTTTGCGCAGGTCGCCGGCAGGGGTGAAGACGAAGACCTCCTCCGAGGTGCTTTCCGTGTCGATTTTGTTCGCTATCTGGCTTTTGTTGGTGCTTTCCTCCATGATTTCTCGCAGGCGGGCGAGCCATTCGTCGTTGCGGCTGCCGCTTCCGTGCACCCCTTTGTAACGCCAGTGCGCTGCGATGCCCCGTTCGGCCACCTCGTCCATGCGTTCCGAGCGTATCTGTATCTCCACCCAATGGCCGTCTTTGG
Proteins encoded:
- the rnhA gene encoding ribonuclease HI — translated: MANNKITIYTDGAAQGNPGRGGYGVVLLSPPYRKELSEGFRLTTNNRMELLAVIKGLETLKFDGCEVTVFSDSRYVVDAVTKGWVFDWEKKSYKDKKNPDLWRRFMVLYRKHHVRFVWVKGHDGNPENERCDRLAVAAANSGDLKEDAGYTGKEEG
- a CDS encoding TraR/DksA family transcriptional regulator; translated protein: MSEVEKTRYSDEELAEFKAIILDKLEKAKADYELLRSSITHTMSNDTEDTSPTFKVLEEGAATLSKEESGRLAQRQLKFIQHLEAALVRIENKTYGICRETGKLIPKERLKIVPHATLSIEAKESHNK
- the ileS gene encoding isoleucine--tRNA ligase, which produces MSSRKFNEYKGLDLPQLGREVLEVWDRENTFGRSITEREGAPAFIFYEGPPSANGLPGIHHVLSRTIKDTICRYKTQQGYLVRRKAGWDTHGLPVELGVEKKLGITKEDIGHKISIEEYNRTCREAVMEFTGVWEELTRKMGYWVDMKHPYITYENKYIETLWWMLKQLFDKGLLYKGYTIQPYSPAAGTGLSNHELNQPGCYRDVKDTTCTAQFEIIRDERSEFLFDDAQGTLYFLAWTTTPWTLPSNTALAVGDNIEYVRVKCLNPYTQQPQTVILAKELLPAYFTPKMEGTYSIGERIYKGSELVGIRYRQLIDWVKPMGDAFRVISGDYVTTVDGTGIVHIAPTFGADDDRVGKQAGIVPMYVVDRAGKNQPMVDRRGRLFRIEDMDPDFVAKYVDAERYREWAGRFVKNAYDPSLGPDDPTLDIDIAVMLKGEGKAFKIEKHTHSYPHCWRTDKPVLYYPLDSWFIRTTALRERLMELNDTIDWKPASTGTGRFGKWLEGLVDWNLSRSRFWGTPLPIWATEDRSELKCIGSVAELRAEAEKAVAAGVMKSNPLAAFREGDFSEENYNIFDLHRPYVDDIVLVSDKGEPMRRESDLIDVWFDSGAMPYAQVHYPFEISREEFLKRFPADFIAEGVDQTRGWFFTLHALAAMLFDSVAFRNIISNGLVLDKNGNKMSKRLGNAVDPFDIMDKYGPDAVRWYMISNSQPWDNLKFDPEGVDEVRRKFFGTLYNTYSFFALYANVDGFNGQEPEIPVAERPEIDRWIISLLNTLVREVSDRLEDFDPTPAARLIQEFVGENLSNWYVRLNRKRFWGGGMSTDKLAAYQTLYTCLETVARLMAPFAPFMADRLFGDLNAVSGRYRDSVHLCAFPTADASLIDGELEDTMSIAQRVSSMVLALRRKVNIKVRQPLTKILIPVLDEKTGRHIEKVRSLIMNEVNVKEVELITNTMGLITKRIKPNFKTLGPRYGKQMKQIAALVASFSQERIAAIEANDSFFLEIDGRQLPVTREDFEITSEDMPGWLVATEGKLTVALDVTVTETLLREGIARELINRIQNIRKESGFEVTDKIRAEIGRCDLVEGAVTDFGTYIASQTLAVELKLADTPAGDFVHDVDIDEHPVTIAVTKATA
- a CDS encoding GNAT family N-acetyltransferase, with product MNCNSGLPVAIRRARPEELGQIMEIVADAAAFMHANGNPGQWRDGYPGRERIAADIAGGYSHAAIDATGTMVATFCFMPSPEPNYATIRDGAWQDGSPYHVIHRLACAVRGQGIAARCMAWCLEQDRHLRADTHRDNIPMQRLLLRFGFRPVGTVFVEDGTPRIAFEHSDNFSTKQ
- the upp gene encoding uracil phosphoribosyltransferase; translation: MVHILDRENTILNRFIAEIRDSRIQKDRMRFRRNLERFGEVMAYEISKSFHYSPRTVETPLGEAEVMLPDEEIVLATILRAGIPFHQGFLNYFDDASCAFVSAYRRYSKDGTFNIRVEYVSAGDLTDKTLLLVDPMLATGSSLVLAYEALVERKGRPAKLHVAAGIASEEGVEYALRHLPAADTTIWCGSVDQELTVHSYIVPGLGDAGDLAYGAKQDELQ
- the hflX gene encoding GTPase HflX, with translation METTGKEAIQPERAVLVAVVRERQEVSQSEEYLDELEFLAETAGITTVKRFMQKLPSPNSRTYVGSGKLEEIAAWTAENEIGVVIFDDELSPSQTHNIEKALGRRITDRTRLILDIFVQRAQTAYAKTQVKLAQYEYMLPRLTGMWTHLERQRGGTGTRGGAGEREIETDRRVIRNNIAKLKEDLKKIDRQMAVQRSNRGSLVRVSLVGYTNVGKSTLMNLISKSDVFAENKLFATLDTTVRKVVLDNLPFLLSDTVGFIRKLPTQLVESFKSTLDEVREADLLLHVVDISHPNFEEQIAVVRETLREIGASDKPVFMVFNKVDAFRYKPKEEDDLTPATRENLSLDEIKRSWMAKGDTPCIFISAKERLNIDKLRTDLYGMVREIHAGRYPFNNFLY